Genomic segment of Ictalurus furcatus strain D&B chromosome 9, Billie_1.0, whole genome shotgun sequence:
gtgtttttttggtgttgttgtcGCCtaaggttatttgtttgtttaaagaagttggtgaggaacacaaaattaaaacatagaattgaaggagggtgtactttctttttgcCATGAccgtatattttgtatatatgctTGTGTGACCTATTTCTTTCTAGAtaagtctttttatttattattttatttgtttatttaaaaaaaatgtttagaagGTCTGTGCTTCCAGTTGTGTAACTAGGAAGGACATCTTTTAAAAGATTAGACTTTATTTCCTGAAGTATTTTAGGTAGTAGATGTTGAATAACTATTTAAAAAGCTCTTTTCTGATATTCCAGTATGTGTCCCACGAAATTCTCTACAAAAGCAGAAATTCACCATGTGGATTTAACATCTCAGTAACTCAATCAGTGCCTTCATCATCTTTAAtggaaatgttgttgttgttttcctgcaTGGAATATTTCTGATGTTGCTGGGTGCCTTGGTAACATCACAGCAGGAGTTGGTTCTAAATTCTAATTCTAGACACTTAAACACAGCCGCCACTGAACCACTTACATTATTGTACATTGGTTACCGAGCTACTAAAACTGTGCCACCTAAACTGATTTGAACTTATTTTGTTCTCAACAGATTAGCGATAAGAAGAAAATGTATCGGTCTGGAACACGTGAATCTTCCTTTCCAGCCTTCCAGAGCCATCAGGGCCTGATGACCTTTAGGGACATTTTGGACACCATTCTTCATCTGAGTAATGAGTAggttgatgtttttttcctcctaatttTTATGCCTAACTTCgataaatatgttttttattattattttacacattaataaacaattaataaatcattaactttgtgaattctttttaaGGGAATGGACGACTTTGACTGAGGACATGACGCATCAGGTAAGAAGCTAACATGTCCTGAGTTTATCATTTCTCATATAAAACAGAAACCTGCCGACAGTTACAGTTTTTACTTATTAAATGAAGAACATGGCCTCAGTGGGTTAGTATTCCTAAcctgttttctttgtttctgtgttGTTTAAACAGTACACGAAACTGAAGTTTGCATCTATCTGTACCGAAATCGTGATGTCTGTGTCGGAGTCCGTCATTAGGAAGATGATGCCGGATCTCATTGAACGTTTCGGGATTGAATCGGTTCTCCGTGCAGAAGCTAAGCTGAAAGAAAAGGATGAATGTGAATCAAGGAGCCGTTCTGCAACACCGAGCTGCTCAGGTCAAAGGTAAACCCATGTACTGTTTAACAACCTGTGTATAAACACCCACAACTTTGAACTCTATTTAACAGTCAAGTGTCAGTGTCCACTGTTaatattcagtgatgaaattTACTCTACTATTTAAGTGACTAAAATTTAATTGATTGTCtaagaaatacttttattttattgccatAAATATTGTGGTGAGAATATCTTTTTTTTCGATGGATGATTTTGCATCAATTTTCTCTCATTCCCAGTTTACCAGAAGACTCCTCTGATTTGAAATGTAACTCAGCTGAAACAAGCATCACTAAAATGAAAGTTGCAGTGCAAGCGTTAAAGACCGTGGCTGATGAGTTAAAGAAATCCCTCAAAAACATCTCTCCTGAATCTGATGTTAAGCCTGAAACTGACGATTCAGTGCAGCTCCAAAACAAGGCTACATGGGATGTGAATGATACGCTGGTGAAAAATCTTGCACATATTTTATCTCCGACAAGTTTGGACCCCAATGTAGTGATGtcttctgaggccaaggataTTATTGAAATAGTGGTCAAGCTCCAAAACAAGGCTACACGGGCTGTGAGTGATATGCTGATGAAAAATTTTTCACATCTTTTATATCAGACAATTTTGGACCCCAATGTAGTGACGtcttctgaggccaaggataTGACTGAAATAGTAGTCAAGCTCCAAAACAAGGCTACACGGGATGAGCGTGATATGCTggtgaaaaatatttcacatcttTTATATCAGACAAGTTTAGTCAGTGCTGCCGAGGAAAAAGATGATCATGCATGTCCAAGTGGTACCTTGATCTCCTCCAAAAAGCCTTGCTCAGGTCTGCAGGATGCAGCAACAGCAGTGCCTGATGATCAGGAGGAACCTTCCAAATTGCAGGCTGATGTTGACAGCTGCACTGAGAAGGTCATGTGGCAGGTTGAAAATTTATATTTGCATGAGGAGAAGCTGGCCAAGTCCAGCTTCTATCAAAAGCCACGGTATAAAGGAAAAATGTACATTGATTCAAATGCAGAAATGGCATCTGGGGATAGCTTTTTCGGAAGCAGGTCTGATGTACTCCTTGATGAAGCCGCTGTGGCAGTTAAAAATATTCTAATGGAAAAGGCAGTCCCAGAACATGTGGATAAACCAATAGGCACGTTATATGAGTCTGGGCCTTTTAGAAGCCAATTTGCATTAAAACGTGCCGCTGTGGATTCTGGCAGATCAGTGGTTATGATTTTGGACAAGTTTTATAAGTTGATGCAATCCATAGCGGGAGATGCGACATATAGCTCAGATGCTCTTCTTGGCTTTGTAGGTGACGCTGTTGTTATCGGAAAAGAAGAACCATTGAAGAGTGCACGTACCACCTTAAAAACAGTGCGCAGTCATCTCCTAGAATTTCTTTCTAAATTTAGTCCAGAAGAGATTGACTGGGAGGAGGACGAGCAGGTTATTGACCTGTGCACAGAAGAGGTTATTAATCAAGCCGTTCATTTATACAGGAATGAACTGGCAGACCCGGGTTCATTCACAGTTATCGATATCCTGACATCAACCCCATTTCAGACCAAGTTATCCCAGCGTGTAAGTGAGATCATCTTACAGAAGCTGGAGTCCTGTCCTTCATTGATGCCAACAAAAGGTTTCTCAGAAGGTCATCTCAAAGACATCTCTTCTGAGATTTCGAGATCTGTTAGCAACACACTGCAGAAGTTTGCACGTGCTCAGCTAGCTTTGAGAAGTGGCTCATCTTCCCAAACTCCACTGAGCTTCTTCTCTCCTTTGTTTCTGTTCATTGAGGTGAAGAATAAGCTGAAGAAATCTTCCAGTCCTGAGAAACCAAATTGCTCAGCAGAGTCAGAAAAAGATGAACGTGTCGTTCCGATTCATATCACAGACGATGGCTCTGATTTGGTACGTATCTCCTTTGAAACAGCCATCAGTAAAATTAAAGGTGCAATGCAGGAGGCAATCCGGAGGGTTGCATCAGGGCAAAAGTCAAAGACCATGGCTGATGAGATAAACATCTCTCCTGAATCTGATGTTAAGCCTAAAACTGATGATTCAGTGCAGCTCCAAAACAAGGCTACATGGGATGTGAGTGGTACACTGGACAaaaatttttcacatattttatcTCAGACAAGTTTGGATCCCAATGTAGTGACGTCTTTTGAGGCCAAGGATATTATTGAAAAAGTGGTCAATGGTTTAGTCAGTGCTGCTGAGGAAAAAGATGATCATGCATGTCGAAGTGGCACCTTGATCTCTTCCAAAAAGCCTTGCTCAGGTCTGCAGGATACAGCACCAGCAGTGCCTGATGATCAGGAGGAACCTTCCAAACTGCTATCTGATGTTGATAGCTGCCCTGAGGAGGTCATGTGGCTTGAAAAATTATATTTGGATGAGGAGCAGCAGGCCAAGTCCAGCTTCTATCAAAAGCTACggtataaaggaaaaaaatatagtgTTTCAAATGCAGAAACGGCATCTGAGGATAGTACCTTTTTCACAATCAGGTCTGACGTTTTCCTCGACGAAGCCGCTGTGACAGTTACAGACATTCTAATGGAAAAAGCAGTCTCAGAACATGTGGATAAACCAATACGAAATGGAGGAAAACGGAGGAAGAATCTTTTATAACATGATAGAATTCAAAGAAATGTTTCACACCGTAGTAGATGGATACAAAGTGGTATGGCAGCCAACAGGACAAATGGGCATGTGCCTAATACACGAAAAATATCTGTTTTACAGCCTACAGTAATGCTGGAGGTCTTAAGGGCCGATGGGGGAGTCAGAATGGAACTTATCCCCAGAGGCTGGTGTCCCGAGGGAATCTTGAGGAACTGGGGACCGCCAAGGGGTATTACCTGCTGCTGGCTCCATGTTAATTACTTACGCTCATTGCCCAAGGATTCTTAATGCTTCCAAACACAATTTATGCACAGATTAGGCCCCTTAAATTCACATGTTTTGAACAGGGACCCAGAATGGTGGAAGTGTAGCCTGATTCCTAAAATTTACAATTGTcaatggcattttcaaattcTAGCCGAATTCGAGCTAGGCGTCCAAATATGGTGCAATGATTACCTCCCATTCATTCTACCTTTCCCAGCTTCTGTGGGGATAGTAGATAATGATACTTGGAACTGTAGGGCTGAGACTCCAGGAGAGGGTATTGTAGGAGATTTAGATCTCAGGATTATGTAGCCTCAACCCTACCGTTATTTCTTGCTTAAATACAAGCTGATGTATTATATTGTGTGATTATGATTAAACTGTGTTATGATTAAACTATGTAAAGAACCTCAACCTTGACAGCCCGGGGGAAACACAACCGCGTCAGGAGAAAAAAAGGgccaagaaaaagaaagggctCAAGCCGTTCCCCAGGTACCTAGCAACGAAGACGGACTGGAAAATCTTCTGGTTCGGATGTCGCTAAGAAAGCTGTTCCTGATGTTCTGCTCCTCCAGCAAGACCTGCGAGATTTACAACTCGACACTCTGGATGTGAAGAGAACTGAAAAGCTGATATTAAAACATGAACGTTTAGAGAAAGAATGTGATAACATATTATGTGTTTTGAATCAAATGAGAGCTGAAGCTGAGAGATTGAAGGATCATGCTAGATACAGGAGAGCCGAAGGCATTAGGCAACTAAATCAGAGATATGGGCAATTTTacacagaagaaataaaaagagccGCTCGTGATTGTAATACAGAACCCAGACCATCTGCCTTTACTAAACACGTAATGAATTAGAAGTGGTGcctagaaataaaactgaaacggACCAAGTAAAAGCATACAtcctgttttctgcatacagcTTCAAAGTTAGAGCTCTATACCACAATCTCCAGTCcattgtgtctctctgttaAGCCCAAATAAGGGCATGCATCATGTTTCTCTACAAGTAACTTCAAAGCCAGAACATGTAACCCCATTCTGTGACCTTAAAGAAGGCATGGTGGTTTTGTGTGGTAGCCTGGACCCTAGCGCACAGGACCACActcaaaaaatgtataaatatctaGGAAAGGCAAGTGTTTAGTTGCCATTTCCTTGGGTGAAGACATACTCGTTTTCATTTCTTCTAAAAAGAAAACCATTTTCAGACTCTGCGTAGTCTACggttctttatttttctttatattctgaGTTAAGATATTTGTAatccttttgttctttaataaaccgaAGTCCATATAAAGGACGATTCATATACCTTACTTTAAGAGTGAATTCCTTTGTTACCAActtcagagaaagagaaaggacttCAAGGGTTCTCAAGCCCAGCGGCACGAAGACTCCACCTCCTGGGAAGTTAAGAGGAAATAATTCTGCAAGCTCTATCAGTTGTATGACAGACTAGTGGGTAGAGGTCTAAAAACTCATCACACGTCtcagtgtgatttatttattctcttatACTATATCAATTTGCCATTGTTTAATGTTGCGGGACGTCCACAAAATTAGCTATCTCCTATTATCATTTActttatagcagttataaacaatcgttccctcaccatcgtctcttttttcctctctcttgaaattaatacgatgaaaaaaacccaatgtgtcatgttaccaagaaaccgggaagcacaaactcctcagtatacattattatttattaaatatcacatttttaaaaatctgttgtaAGGCTTAAGTTATGATGAGCATTTGACACACAAGTCCCCATAAAATTTAACTGAATCAATCACTGATATTAGGTTCTGTCTCACATTCACTTATCATCTCTGATCCAACAATACGTCCTTCAGTTCCATCCAAAAGTCCCTCTCCTCGTGATAAGAAAGATTCTTATCTTAAGAGAacgtttcttctcttctctctctagcGTTCGACTCAGCAGATCGCCATCACCTGAACTTTCcaacgaataaaaaaaaaacagacctattaaaaaaaaaaaaggccataaATTGCAACACAATGTGTTGCTCTATGCCACAATCACATGTTCAACTCTCTTTCAGGTAAGTaattctcttatatcacaaTCAACACTGACATTAATCAATTATCCGTTTTATTCTCATGCACTTTTTATCCAGTATTTTCTATATCTTTTCCCTCAGTAGATTACAGTATTGTTGAAGTGTTGGTGTTTAAGTGTGAGTGTTTTAGTGCTTAAGTGTTTAAGTATTAGCTCTCTGTTCTTACCTTTTGACCACAAAGCTGATATTCTAACAGCGCGGAGTGAAATCTCTATAAAACACTATTGGGTACTTTTGCTTTTAATAAGGAGGATTTTATACACTTTGATGTTGTATTTTTACTGTTGATTATGATTGTTACCCGCACCCAATTGTTAAGCCATTCATTTGTACAGGAATGAACTGACAGACCCGAGTTCATTCACAGTTATTGATATTCTGACATCAGCCAAATTTCAGACCAAGTTATCCCATCGTGTAAGTGAGATCATCTTACAGAAACTGGAGTCCTGTCCTTCATTGATGCCAACAAAAGGTTTCTCAGAAGGTCATCTCAAAGACATCTCTTCTGAGAATTCGAGATCTGTTAGCAGCACCTTGCAGAAGTTTGCACGTGCTCAGCTAGCTTTGAGAAAGGGCTCATCTTCACAAACTCCACTGAGCTTCTCTCCTTTGTTTCTGTTCATTAAAGTGAAGAATAAGCTGAAGAAATCTTTCAGTTCATTTATGCAATGTACTGAAAAACCAAGTTGCTCAGCACAGTCAGAAAAAGATGAACTTGATGGCTCTGATTTGGTACGTAACTCTTTGAAACAGCCAGCACTAAAATCAAAGGTGCAACGCAGGAGGCAATCTGGAGGGTTGCATCAGGGCAAAAGTCAAAGACCGTGGCTGATGAGATAAACACATCACTCAAAAACATCAGTATGTTTATGGAATGTCCTGAGAAACCAAATTGCTCTGCAGAGTCAGAAAAAGATGACGATGATTGTGTCATTCCGATTCATATCACAGACGATGGCCACATTCCTGAAATAACATGAAAATGAGCCTTCGTTCAAAAGAGAAAAGGACATGATATGTAACAAATTACGCATCTTAACAAATCTAACAGCTAAATGTCTCCTCAAATCAAACAGAGCAGGAAGTTGTGACAGGATCTGTTCCTCAGATTCCCTTCTTGAGACTGCAAGGACTGAGGTCAACACCATAAATTCCATCCCCTGCTATTCCGAGCTACTTTACACTTTTTCAGAGGAGTCCACCAAGTGCTTGCACAACTATGTGCTAAAGCCTAGCCCTAGATGTCCACATCTGCCATTGTCTAATCAAGGTGCTTCATGCAGTACTCCTGAAGTCATGTCAGCCTCAGGTGCAGAACatgaagcagaaaaaaacatcttgGACAGACCAGCTGAAAAGGACACTGTACGTGAGCAAGCAGATTCCCTTCGTAAGACAGCAGGGACTATAAGTCACGGCGGCTCTGCAGATCCAGCACCTGCATCCATCGAGAAGGAGGAGAGACGTAGGTTTGACAATATTCCGGAGAAAAACCCACCCATAAACTGCTGTGGCTTTAAGATATGAAGGATTTGTGTCTTTTAGTATGAAAAAGTaattttataacattataaacTAACGTTGATAATTTAGGTTTCTCAGTTTATTTATCACTGCAGAGGCCAGTTTCCGTTTTTTGATTTCTCCTTTTATCTTGATAAATCTTTTCTAGAAGTAAACAATGGGAGTGCAGATATTCTGAAATTCAGTGAGCAGCCCACCAGTTCCACCGAGGAAGACCTTCCCAAGAGTAAGTCTTTAAAATAACATTGAACTGAATTTTTTCCTAATCCTCAGTGACCGCCTTTATACCTGATGACTTCTTTTATAGAAAAGTTGTATGAAATTCACACATAAATAATAACTTCACAATTCATTCATGTGTAGTTTAAACACGTTTTTCACATGTAGGGCATGTTGTTGTATTTTCACGTGTTGTTTCGGCATGGTTAATTTTTCCGATCCCTCATTCAATGATCTGATAATGATCTAAAAAAgcagtttttgttgttttgctataactctgcttcattttatattttagagcTTCACACGGTGAATCAATATTTCGAGCttacatttaattgtttatgatagacttcctgattaaagtttaaacaaaaaaagattggtatctggatcggtattggctgtaaaaatcctgatcggatcatcagtaatgaacaccattaaactaaagcacttcccatctgatgggtaaatgaattcacccaatcacatcctatatgagattattcagatacatacacaatatacacagagcggttcgagaactgactccaacCCAGACctatgacagtggaaaatgtctaatagtgcagctttaaataatttaagaggagcagacactgaacttcaaacactgaacattgatgtttattgtatttgtttacaaggtggaacaggttaacagttgtttttttgcatacagtctgtaaaattaactgaaaatattaaatttagtttatcagaaggtaaattaatgtgtcatgtcTTGCACAAGGTtcataaattctgtcataattgaccaactcaagttttctcatgcctacttgtgtgatATAGTGTGGCATGAGTAAACttattaaatgtgaaagtgcaataaatatatgttgtcactaaattCAATTAacaatcatgataaataatcgagatctcaatattgatcaaaaataatcgggatgatcattttggccataatcgtgcagccctacgtTGATGTCAATGAACATTGCTTATGATGTGTGTGATATTGCCTGTCAGACTGAATGAATCTTCATCCAATCCACAAAGAGAAGGTCTGGTGAATTTATTTTCAAGAAAGACATTTTAGTCAGTGTAGGATAGTTTGGAGAGAGTGATTATGAAAAATACGaatataattttgaaaaaaacaaacattttaaagtagTTTTCAAtgctacaataaaaaaaaaaagcaagcagtCATTTTTACACATTCATGTACAGCGGATCCAGTTTATGAACAATGCATTTGAGTATAGGGGATTATGCTACACTTGGGAAAATAAGTACGTgtcaatttttttcagtaaatatatttcctatgaggctattcacataaaattttcaccagacatcagtattaactcatgaaatccggaaatatatagatttcacaacattaaagtccataaatgaagttgtgtgtaataaagtggaatgacacggggaaaaaagtattgaacaagctagctgatatttatttaatatttagtggagaagcctttgtttgtaatgaccgctTCAAGACACtccctgtatgaagaaattaatcagctgcagtattcaggtgttgTTTTGGctcgttcttctaaacatattgtctttaaaacttgttcaactggattcaagtcaggtgatggactgggccattctaacaccttgatttgaaagccttttttttagaccatcaatttactaacccagctgatattaatttgcacagatgggggtataattacttacggatttcatctggttccttgccttaccttgtcttggagaactgctttttcttagcctgttcaatacttttttccctgtgtcattccactttattacacataactttatttatagactttaatgctgtgagttcttgagttaatactgatgtctggtgaaaatttcatgtgaataacctcattggaaatatatttactgaaataaatgttgacgctttcaatacttattttccccccactgtatatgaatAACACAAGAACACATAAGGCTTCTCTTGGTGCTACACACTTTTCAAATTCCACTGTTCCGCCCTCATGTTGAATCAGTATGACTCACATCCAAACTGAATGAATGAcatattatgtttgtttattgttcaaGTCCCAGTTCGATCACATTGTTCACAATGTCCTAACACACCCTCAGCTTGTAACTCACAAAGCAGGGAAATACTGCTTGCATATTTAGTACTAGATGAATTattctcagcaaaaaaagaaatgtccctttttcaggagactgtattttaaagataattttgtaaaatacaaataagctttacaggtCTTTATCGGAAagtgtttaaacaatgtttttcatgcttgttcaatgaaccgtaaataattattgcacatgcacctgtggaacagtccttaagacagtttacaggcgggaggcgattaaggtcacagttacaataatttaggacactaaagagacctttctactgactctagAAGAAAGAgcctagggtgcctgctcacctgaatgaacatgccataggcctgctgcagtgaggcatgaggactgcaaaTGTGGCCAgaacaataaactgcaatgtctatAATGTAAGATGTCTAAGagggtgctacagggagacaagaaggacagctgatcgtcatCACAGTGGAAAAagacatgtaaccgtgtgtccctCCAGACGTGttcaagaacttgcaaatgccttggtggaagagggggggaacatctcacagcaagaactgacaaatctggtgcagtccatgaggatgagatgaactgtagtacttaaagcagctggaggttacaccacatactgactgtcaCTTTTAAtatcgacccccccccccccccctttgttcagggactcattattccatttctgttccattattcaaatatctgtgaaacttgttcagtttatgtctcagtcttttatgttaatacaaatatttacgcatgttaagaaatttgctggaaataaaagcagttgaacgtgagaggacgtttctttttttttgctgagtatagttTAAGCCATGCTTTACTTACATAAAATGGAACAagaaactttcttttttttagagcAGTGCAAAATTTTCAGTCTTTTCCACTCTTGCATTACTGCCATGTGATTGGCAGATTGAATaagtgcatgaatgagcaggtgtacaggtaaTCTAAGTGACTATTCAAATGGCCATGGGGTGTATACTGTTCGCATTTGCAAAACCTGCTCTACATGTTTGCTAAGTGGTCTACTTTTATTACCATAGGtagtattttaatgttttatgacACATGAACTATGAAAATGCCTATGGGCTATTATGTGACTCACAGAGACATGAATAAAAAACGCCTCCTTAAACATAATTATAGACTGCTATTGACTTCTACGTGCAAGAGTAATCTACCTCTAAGAGTTTCCTTGATACGCACTCATTATAAGACTATGCATGGCTTATAAAGCTTTTACAAAAGCATGTATAACTTATATAGGATGCTTGCCATTATAATTTAGATGtaaaatgtaggtgtgcaatgTGGTACATTTATGTATAATTTATTGCATATATACACTATGTAAGAATAAGGCTGGCTTTTGATGTTCTGTGTAATATTTTCCACATTTACAGAGAATATTATTGTTCATATTTCATACTTCATATTTCTAACATTAATTTcgtttgtatatgtatatcatTTTTATGAGTAAGTATTATCACAGAGCGGCTTTACAAAATCTGGATGTAAATTTTTATCtttaatgagcaaaccagaggtgacagtggcaccaaaaacaaaacatgagacCTG
This window contains:
- the LOC128612470 gene encoding uncharacterized protein LOC128612470, whose protein sequence is MYRSGTRESSFPAFQSHQGLMTFRDILDTILHLSNEEWTTLTEDMTHQYTKLKFASICTEIVMSVSESVIRKMMPDLIERFGIESVLRAEAKLKEKDECESRSRSATPSCSGQSLPEDSSDLKCNSAETSITKMKVAVQALKTVADELKKSLKNISPESDVKPETDDSVQLQNKATWDVNDTLVKNLAHILSPTSLDPNVVMSSEAKDIIEIVVKLQNKATRAVSDMLMKNFSHLLYQTILDPNVVTSSEAKDMTEIVVKLQNKATRDERDMLVKNISHLLYQTSLVSAAEEKDDHACPSGTLISSKKPCSGLQDAATAVPDDQEEPSKLQADVDSCTEKVMWQVENLYLHEEKLAKSSFYQKPRYKGKMYIDSNAEMASGDSFFGSRSDVLLDEAAVAVKNILMEKAVPEHVDKPIGTLYESGPFRSQFALKRAAVDSGRSVVMILDKFYKLMQSIAGDATYSSDALLGFVGDAVVIGKEEPLKSARTTLKTVRSHLLEFLSKFSPEEIDWEEDEQVIDLCTEEVINQAVHLYRNELADPGSFTVIDILTSTPFQTKLSQRVSEIILQKLESCPSLMPTKGFSEGHLKDISSEISRSVSNTLQKFARAQLALRSGSSSQTPLSFFSPLFLFIEVKNKLKKSSSPEKPNCSAESEKDERVVPIHITDDGSDLVRISFETAISKIKGAMQEAIRRVASGQKSKTMADEINISPESDVKPKTDDSVQLQNKATWDVSGTLDKNFSHILSQTSLDPNVVTSFEAKDIIEKVVNGLVSAAEEKDDHACRSGTLISSKKPCSGLQDTAPAVPDDQEEPSKLLSDVDSCPEEVMWLEKLYLDEEQQAKSSFYQKLRYKGKKYSVSNAETASEDSTFFTIRSDVFLDEAAVTVTDILMEKAVSEHVDKPIRNGGKRRKNLL